From a region of the Sander lucioperca isolate FBNREF2018 chromosome 8, SLUC_FBN_1.2, whole genome shotgun sequence genome:
- the znf148 gene encoding zinc finger protein 148 isoform X1: MNTEDKLEGILLKCSSGGIDGGGRVGLGSGGGLVVMTLGERSLANHPLLAEDDDDDKDDDEDLTGSSLVTHDLVPPEQLMMQEEMTKNGRGGGEEEGGEVGVHFPLKLTNKLPCLLHMPLSIKQELKLSETPDQIKKDKKGVKDLMVCPKKKKRKQRSPAKILNINDDESLGIQNPKCHVCVHCNAAFRTNYHLQRHVFIHTGEKPFQCSQCDMRFIQKYLLQRHEKIHTGEKPFRCDECGMRFIQKYHMERHKRTHSGEKPYQCDYCHQYFSRTDRVLKHRRMCHENRERKTNKAAGKVGPLHEADSLGLPFLAKECSLPKKKRQKCADKSSGASTAAQTDGYTVAVVETEEKEEQRQNKIEGLPLFAVSSKVKHEYVIADYSVELPEETASQHQEGEVSTEDTTPPKLVLKKVPKRSLKQSSEQTPPCLSTLSSFEENTKVTQYTFEIVDKQGLLEVESNADLEPVETLQGGPTKPAAGSTNYDDAMQFLKKKRYLQAAMANNSRDYGLNTSSISSQPSVTQTVVSAVIEETVPATILEPQPINTDIKTTHDKSVLPDEVLQTLLDHYSNKANGQSDISFSVADTEVTSSISINSSDVSDSSPVESLGASTAQAQPATEKVSLLQEYSKFLQQALERTSQNDSYLTSQSLSLVSENPTLAGQPLFSTEKQFPSPSRFKSGMSSPLRSTLEKPHFGLLVGDSQHSFSFSGDETTPPSAVSPAEEDFLEQVSPSKKTDTSQGMLQTFQISSFDQNFKTHFQTSRSGSSSQFTVANGQLSLRGHSTDFSEFPLVRVTETRSQLNSSPDVTSSETFG; encoded by the exons ATGAACACTGAGGACAAGTTGGAGGGTATCCTGCTGAAGTGCAGCAGTGGAGGAATAGATGGAGGAGGCAGAGTCGGGCTAGGCAGCGGAGGAGGACTGGTGGTGATGACACTGGGGGAACGATCACTGGCAAACCACCCTCTGTTGGCCGAGGACGACGACGATGATAAAGATGACGATGAGGACCTGACTGGAAGCTCGCTGGTTACTCATGACCTGGTCCCTCCCGAGCAGCTTATGATGCAGGAGGAGATGACAAAGAAtggtagaggaggaggagaagaggagggaggcgAGGTGGGAGTGCATTTCCCCCTAAAACTCACCAATAAGTTGCCTTGCTTGCTTCATATGCCA TTGAGCATCAAGCAGGAACTGAAGCTGTCTGAGACACCAGATCAGATAAAGAAGGACAAAAAAGGAGTTAAGGACCTGATGGTATGTcccaagaagaaaaaaaggaagcagCGTTCACCAGCGAag ATTCTCAACATCAATGATGATGAATCATTGGGCATACAAAACCCCAAGTGTCATGTCTGTGTTCACTGTAATGCTGCATTCAGAACCAACTACCATCTGCAGAGGCATGTCTTCATTCACACTG GTGAGAAGCCATTTCAGTGCAGCCAGTGTGATATGCGCTTCATTCAGAAATATCTTCTCCAGAGACATGAAAAGATCCACACTG GTGAAAAGCCTTTTCGCTGTGACGAGTGTGGGATGAGGTTTATCCAGAAATACCACATGGAGAGACACAAGAGGACTCACAGTGGAGAGAAGCCTTACCAATGTGACTACTGTCACCAG TACTTCTCCAGAACAGACCGGGTTTTAAAGCACAGGCGAATGTGTCAcgagaacagagagagaaagaccaaCAAGGCAGCTGGTAAAGTTGGGCCTTTGCATGAAGCAGATTCTTTGGGCCTCCCCTTTCTTGCCAAAGAGTGTTCACTGCCCAAGAAAAAGCGGCAAAAGTGCGCAGACAAGAGTTCAGGCGCTTCCACTGCTGCCCAGACAGATGGGTACACTGTCGCTGTTGTCGAAacggaagagaaggaggagcaGAGACAGAATAAAATTGAAGGTCTACCTCTCTTTGCTGTGTCCTCCAAAGTCAAACATGAGTATGTGATTGCAGACTACTCTGTGGAACTTCCTGAAGAAACGGCTAGCCAACACCAAGAGGGAGAAGTGTCAACAGAAGACACAACTCCTCCCAAACTTGTCCTGAAGAAAGTCCCCAAGAGGAGTCTCAAACAGTCCAGTGAACAAACTCCTCCCTGCCTGTCCACTTTGTCTTCCTTTGAAGAAAATACTAAGGTCACACAGTACACCTTTGAAATTGTAGACAAGCAAGGCCTTTTAGAAGTCGAAAGCAACGCTGATCTCGAGCCCGTTGAAACTCTTCAAGGAGGACCAACGAAGCCGGCAGCCGGCAGCACAAACTACGACGATGCCATGCAGTTTCTCAAAAAGAAACGATATCTTCAGGCTGCAATGGCCAACAACAGTCGGGATTACGGTCTGAACACGAGCAGCATTTCTTCTCAGCCGTCTGTTACGCAAACTGTGGTGTCAGCCGTGATTGAAGAGACTGTCCCTGCCACCATTCTGGAGCCCCAGCCCATCAACACAGATATTAAAACCACACATGACAAGAGTGTGTTGCCAGATGAGGTTCTTCAGACGCTGTTGGACCATTACTCCAACAAAGCCAATGGGCAATCAGACATTTCCTTCAGCGTAGCTGACACAGAGGTGACATCGAGCATATCCATTAATTCCTCCGATGTTTCAGACAGCAGCCCTGTGGAGAGCCTCGGAGCCTCTACTGCCCAGGCTCAGCCAGCTACTGAGAAGGTCAGCCTCTTGCAGGAATACTCCAAGTTTCTCCAGCAAGCACTGGAAAGGACCAGCCAGAACGACAGCTACCTGACCAGCCAGAGCCTCAGCTTGGTCTCCGAAAACCCCACCTTAGCTGGACAACCTCTGTTCTCCACCGAGAAACAGTTCCCTTCCCCCAGCAGGTTCAAATCAGGGATGAGCTCTCCGCTACGGTCCACTTTAGAGAAACCTCACTTTGGATTACTGGTCGGGGACTCCCAGCACTCCTTTTCATTTTCAGGTGATGAGACCACCCCTCCCTCCGCCGTGTCCCCAGCTGAGGAGGACTTTCTGGAGCAGGTCTCACCCTCCAAAAAGACAGACACTTCACAAGGCATGCTGCAGACCTTTCAAATAAGCTCCTTCGATCAGAACTTCAAAACTCATTTCCAGACTTCAAGATCTGGATCCTCCTCACAGTTTACTGTTGCCAATGGACAATTAAGTCTCCGAGGACACAGCACAGACTTCTCAGAGTTCCCCTTAGTCAGAGTCACTGAGACCAGGTCTCAACTGAACTCCTCCCCTGATGTTACATCCAGTGAAACCTTTGGCTGA
- the znf148 gene encoding zinc finger protein 148 isoform X3, whose protein sequence is MVCPKKKKRKQRSPAKILNINDDESLGIQNPKCHVCVHCNAAFRTNYHLQRHVFIHTGEKPFQCSQCDMRFIQKYLLQRHEKIHTGEKPFRCDECGMRFIQKYHMERHKRTHSGEKPYQCDYCHQYFSRTDRVLKHRRMCHENRERKTNKAAGKVGPLHEADSLGLPFLAKECSLPKKKRQKCADKSSGASTAAQTDGYTVAVVETEEKEEQRQNKIEGLPLFAVSSKVKHEYVIADYSVELPEETASQHQEGEVSTEDTTPPKLVLKKVPKRSLKQSSEQTPPCLSTLSSFEENTKVTQYTFEIVDKQGLLEVESNADLEPVETLQGGPTKPAAGSTNYDDAMQFLKKKRYLQAAMANNSRDYGLNTSSISSQPSVTQTVVSAVIEETVPATILEPQPINTDIKTTHDKSVLPDEVLQTLLDHYSNKANGQSDISFSVADTEVTSSISINSSDVSDSSPVESLGASTAQAQPATEKVSLLQEYSKFLQQALERTSQNDSYLTSQSLSLVSENPTLAGQPLFSTEKQFPSPSRFKSGMSSPLRSTLEKPHFGLLVGDSQHSFSFSGDETTPPSAVSPAEEDFLEQVSPSKKTDTSQGMLQTFQISSFDQNFKTHFQTSRSGSSSQFTVANGQLSLRGHSTDFSEFPLVRVTETRSQLNSSPDVTSSETFG, encoded by the exons ATGGTATGTcccaagaagaaaaaaaggaagcagCGTTCACCAGCGAag ATTCTCAACATCAATGATGATGAATCATTGGGCATACAAAACCCCAAGTGTCATGTCTGTGTTCACTGTAATGCTGCATTCAGAACCAACTACCATCTGCAGAGGCATGTCTTCATTCACACTG GTGAGAAGCCATTTCAGTGCAGCCAGTGTGATATGCGCTTCATTCAGAAATATCTTCTCCAGAGACATGAAAAGATCCACACTG GTGAAAAGCCTTTTCGCTGTGACGAGTGTGGGATGAGGTTTATCCAGAAATACCACATGGAGAGACACAAGAGGACTCACAGTGGAGAGAAGCCTTACCAATGTGACTACTGTCACCAG TACTTCTCCAGAACAGACCGGGTTTTAAAGCACAGGCGAATGTGTCAcgagaacagagagagaaagaccaaCAAGGCAGCTGGTAAAGTTGGGCCTTTGCATGAAGCAGATTCTTTGGGCCTCCCCTTTCTTGCCAAAGAGTGTTCACTGCCCAAGAAAAAGCGGCAAAAGTGCGCAGACAAGAGTTCAGGCGCTTCCACTGCTGCCCAGACAGATGGGTACACTGTCGCTGTTGTCGAAacggaagagaaggaggagcaGAGACAGAATAAAATTGAAGGTCTACCTCTCTTTGCTGTGTCCTCCAAAGTCAAACATGAGTATGTGATTGCAGACTACTCTGTGGAACTTCCTGAAGAAACGGCTAGCCAACACCAAGAGGGAGAAGTGTCAACAGAAGACACAACTCCTCCCAAACTTGTCCTGAAGAAAGTCCCCAAGAGGAGTCTCAAACAGTCCAGTGAACAAACTCCTCCCTGCCTGTCCACTTTGTCTTCCTTTGAAGAAAATACTAAGGTCACACAGTACACCTTTGAAATTGTAGACAAGCAAGGCCTTTTAGAAGTCGAAAGCAACGCTGATCTCGAGCCCGTTGAAACTCTTCAAGGAGGACCAACGAAGCCGGCAGCCGGCAGCACAAACTACGACGATGCCATGCAGTTTCTCAAAAAGAAACGATATCTTCAGGCTGCAATGGCCAACAACAGTCGGGATTACGGTCTGAACACGAGCAGCATTTCTTCTCAGCCGTCTGTTACGCAAACTGTGGTGTCAGCCGTGATTGAAGAGACTGTCCCTGCCACCATTCTGGAGCCCCAGCCCATCAACACAGATATTAAAACCACACATGACAAGAGTGTGTTGCCAGATGAGGTTCTTCAGACGCTGTTGGACCATTACTCCAACAAAGCCAATGGGCAATCAGACATTTCCTTCAGCGTAGCTGACACAGAGGTGACATCGAGCATATCCATTAATTCCTCCGATGTTTCAGACAGCAGCCCTGTGGAGAGCCTCGGAGCCTCTACTGCCCAGGCTCAGCCAGCTACTGAGAAGGTCAGCCTCTTGCAGGAATACTCCAAGTTTCTCCAGCAAGCACTGGAAAGGACCAGCCAGAACGACAGCTACCTGACCAGCCAGAGCCTCAGCTTGGTCTCCGAAAACCCCACCTTAGCTGGACAACCTCTGTTCTCCACCGAGAAACAGTTCCCTTCCCCCAGCAGGTTCAAATCAGGGATGAGCTCTCCGCTACGGTCCACTTTAGAGAAACCTCACTTTGGATTACTGGTCGGGGACTCCCAGCACTCCTTTTCATTTTCAGGTGATGAGACCACCCCTCCCTCCGCCGTGTCCCCAGCTGAGGAGGACTTTCTGGAGCAGGTCTCACCCTCCAAAAAGACAGACACTTCACAAGGCATGCTGCAGACCTTTCAAATAAGCTCCTTCGATCAGAACTTCAAAACTCATTTCCAGACTTCAAGATCTGGATCCTCCTCACAGTTTACTGTTGCCAATGGACAATTAAGTCTCCGAGGACACAGCACAGACTTCTCAGAGTTCCCCTTAGTCAGAGTCACTGAGACCAGGTCTCAACTGAACTCCTCCCCTGATGTTACATCCAGTGAAACCTTTGGCTGA
- the znf148 gene encoding zinc finger protein 148 isoform X2 produces MNTEDKLEGILLKCSSGGIDGGGRVGLGSGGGLVVMTLGERSLANHPLLAEDDDDDKDDDEDLTGSSLVTHDLVPPEQLMMQEEMTKNGRGGGEEEGGELSIKQELKLSETPDQIKKDKKGVKDLMVCPKKKKRKQRSPAKILNINDDESLGIQNPKCHVCVHCNAAFRTNYHLQRHVFIHTGEKPFQCSQCDMRFIQKYLLQRHEKIHTGEKPFRCDECGMRFIQKYHMERHKRTHSGEKPYQCDYCHQYFSRTDRVLKHRRMCHENRERKTNKAAGKVGPLHEADSLGLPFLAKECSLPKKKRQKCADKSSGASTAAQTDGYTVAVVETEEKEEQRQNKIEGLPLFAVSSKVKHEYVIADYSVELPEETASQHQEGEVSTEDTTPPKLVLKKVPKRSLKQSSEQTPPCLSTLSSFEENTKVTQYTFEIVDKQGLLEVESNADLEPVETLQGGPTKPAAGSTNYDDAMQFLKKKRYLQAAMANNSRDYGLNTSSISSQPSVTQTVVSAVIEETVPATILEPQPINTDIKTTHDKSVLPDEVLQTLLDHYSNKANGQSDISFSVADTEVTSSISINSSDVSDSSPVESLGASTAQAQPATEKVSLLQEYSKFLQQALERTSQNDSYLTSQSLSLVSENPTLAGQPLFSTEKQFPSPSRFKSGMSSPLRSTLEKPHFGLLVGDSQHSFSFSGDETTPPSAVSPAEEDFLEQVSPSKKTDTSQGMLQTFQISSFDQNFKTHFQTSRSGSSSQFTVANGQLSLRGHSTDFSEFPLVRVTETRSQLNSSPDVTSSETFG; encoded by the exons ATGAACACTGAGGACAAGTTGGAGGGTATCCTGCTGAAGTGCAGCAGTGGAGGAATAGATGGAGGAGGCAGAGTCGGGCTAGGCAGCGGAGGAGGACTGGTGGTGATGACACTGGGGGAACGATCACTGGCAAACCACCCTCTGTTGGCCGAGGACGACGACGATGATAAAGATGACGATGAGGACCTGACTGGAAGCTCGCTGGTTACTCATGACCTGGTCCCTCCCGAGCAGCTTATGATGCAGGAGGAGATGACAAAGAAtggtagaggaggaggagaagaggagggaggcgAG TTGAGCATCAAGCAGGAACTGAAGCTGTCTGAGACACCAGATCAGATAAAGAAGGACAAAAAAGGAGTTAAGGACCTGATGGTATGTcccaagaagaaaaaaaggaagcagCGTTCACCAGCGAag ATTCTCAACATCAATGATGATGAATCATTGGGCATACAAAACCCCAAGTGTCATGTCTGTGTTCACTGTAATGCTGCATTCAGAACCAACTACCATCTGCAGAGGCATGTCTTCATTCACACTG GTGAGAAGCCATTTCAGTGCAGCCAGTGTGATATGCGCTTCATTCAGAAATATCTTCTCCAGAGACATGAAAAGATCCACACTG GTGAAAAGCCTTTTCGCTGTGACGAGTGTGGGATGAGGTTTATCCAGAAATACCACATGGAGAGACACAAGAGGACTCACAGTGGAGAGAAGCCTTACCAATGTGACTACTGTCACCAG TACTTCTCCAGAACAGACCGGGTTTTAAAGCACAGGCGAATGTGTCAcgagaacagagagagaaagaccaaCAAGGCAGCTGGTAAAGTTGGGCCTTTGCATGAAGCAGATTCTTTGGGCCTCCCCTTTCTTGCCAAAGAGTGTTCACTGCCCAAGAAAAAGCGGCAAAAGTGCGCAGACAAGAGTTCAGGCGCTTCCACTGCTGCCCAGACAGATGGGTACACTGTCGCTGTTGTCGAAacggaagagaaggaggagcaGAGACAGAATAAAATTGAAGGTCTACCTCTCTTTGCTGTGTCCTCCAAAGTCAAACATGAGTATGTGATTGCAGACTACTCTGTGGAACTTCCTGAAGAAACGGCTAGCCAACACCAAGAGGGAGAAGTGTCAACAGAAGACACAACTCCTCCCAAACTTGTCCTGAAGAAAGTCCCCAAGAGGAGTCTCAAACAGTCCAGTGAACAAACTCCTCCCTGCCTGTCCACTTTGTCTTCCTTTGAAGAAAATACTAAGGTCACACAGTACACCTTTGAAATTGTAGACAAGCAAGGCCTTTTAGAAGTCGAAAGCAACGCTGATCTCGAGCCCGTTGAAACTCTTCAAGGAGGACCAACGAAGCCGGCAGCCGGCAGCACAAACTACGACGATGCCATGCAGTTTCTCAAAAAGAAACGATATCTTCAGGCTGCAATGGCCAACAACAGTCGGGATTACGGTCTGAACACGAGCAGCATTTCTTCTCAGCCGTCTGTTACGCAAACTGTGGTGTCAGCCGTGATTGAAGAGACTGTCCCTGCCACCATTCTGGAGCCCCAGCCCATCAACACAGATATTAAAACCACACATGACAAGAGTGTGTTGCCAGATGAGGTTCTTCAGACGCTGTTGGACCATTACTCCAACAAAGCCAATGGGCAATCAGACATTTCCTTCAGCGTAGCTGACACAGAGGTGACATCGAGCATATCCATTAATTCCTCCGATGTTTCAGACAGCAGCCCTGTGGAGAGCCTCGGAGCCTCTACTGCCCAGGCTCAGCCAGCTACTGAGAAGGTCAGCCTCTTGCAGGAATACTCCAAGTTTCTCCAGCAAGCACTGGAAAGGACCAGCCAGAACGACAGCTACCTGACCAGCCAGAGCCTCAGCTTGGTCTCCGAAAACCCCACCTTAGCTGGACAACCTCTGTTCTCCACCGAGAAACAGTTCCCTTCCCCCAGCAGGTTCAAATCAGGGATGAGCTCTCCGCTACGGTCCACTTTAGAGAAACCTCACTTTGGATTACTGGTCGGGGACTCCCAGCACTCCTTTTCATTTTCAGGTGATGAGACCACCCCTCCCTCCGCCGTGTCCCCAGCTGAGGAGGACTTTCTGGAGCAGGTCTCACCCTCCAAAAAGACAGACACTTCACAAGGCATGCTGCAGACCTTTCAAATAAGCTCCTTCGATCAGAACTTCAAAACTCATTTCCAGACTTCAAGATCTGGATCCTCCTCACAGTTTACTGTTGCCAATGGACAATTAAGTCTCCGAGGACACAGCACAGACTTCTCAGAGTTCCCCTTAGTCAGAGTCACTGAGACCAGGTCTCAACTGAACTCCTCCCCTGATGTTACATCCAGTGAAACCTTTGGCTGA